One Gemmatimonadota bacterium DNA window includes the following coding sequences:
- a CDS encoding response regulator, translated as MRQTILVVDDEPDIVEIIQYNLEKSGFDVIVASDGSAALEKARDEAPDLIVLDLMLPGLEGTDVCRILKQDERTRSIPILMLTAKSEEIDRIIGLELGADDYVVKPFSPREIALRIRNILRRRTEPETAGPVRAGPLVIDMEGHHVSVSGCTVSLTATEFKLLAVLFQRRGRVQTREELLDVVWGYDYMGYGRTVDAHIKRLREKLGEAAGMVETVRGVGYRFAR; from the coding sequence ACGACGAGCCCGATATCGTGGAAATCATCCAGTATAATCTGGAGAAATCCGGCTTCGACGTCATCGTGGCGTCGGACGGCTCGGCCGCGCTTGAAAAAGCCCGCGACGAGGCCCCTGATCTTATCGTGCTCGACCTCATGCTGCCCGGACTCGAAGGCACCGATGTTTGCCGCATTCTGAAACAGGACGAACGCACGAGGTCCATACCCATCCTGATGCTGACCGCGAAGAGCGAGGAAATCGACCGGATCATCGGTCTTGAACTGGGGGCCGACGACTATGTGGTCAAACCCTTCAGCCCCCGGGAAATCGCCCTGCGCATCCGGAACATCCTGCGCCGCCGGACCGAGCCGGAAACCGCGGGCCCCGTCCGTGCGGGACCCCTGGTCATCGACATGGAAGGCCACCACGTGTCCGTATCGGGATGCACGGTGTCCCTGACGGCCACCGAGTTCAAGCTCCTGGCCGTTCTCTTTCAGCGGCGCGGCAGGGTACAGACCCGGGAAGAACTGCTCGACGTGGTCTGGGGATATGACTACATGGGGTACGGACGCACCGTGGACGCCCACATCAAGCGATTGCGAGAGAAACTCGGCGAGGCCGCCGGCATGGTGGAAACGGTGCGGGGGGTCGGATACCGCTTCGCCAGGTAG